A region from the Populus trichocarpa isolate Nisqually-1 chromosome 18, P.trichocarpa_v4.1, whole genome shotgun sequence genome encodes:
- the LOC7463709 gene encoding cytochrome P450 711A1 isoform X1 — MSTDLQVLFTPMVTPLCTVLAMLLGLLGYLYGPYWGVRKVPGPPVIPLLGHLPLMAKHGPDVFTLLAKLYGPIFRLNFRLVWSRFHMGRQPLIIVADPELCREIGIKKFKDIPNRSIPSPISASPLHQKGLFFTRDAIWSTMRNSILSVYQPSHLASLVPTMQSFIESATENFQSLKEEEITFSNLSLKLATDVIGQAAFGVDFGLSKPQSTSDSFNSFHSQGKDNTDVSEFIKQHIYSTTQLKMDLSGSFSIILGLLVPILQEPFRQILKRIPGTMDWKVDRTNKNISGRLEEIVRKKMEEKNKGSKDFLSLILRARESETLSKNAFTPDYISAVTYEHLLAGSATTAFTLSSVVYLIAQHPEVEKKLLAEIDGFGPHEQMPTAQDLQNEFPYLDQVVKEAMRFYVVSPLIARETSKEVEIGGYLLPKGTWIWLAPGVLAKDPKNFPEPDKFKPERFDPNCEEEKRRHPYALIPFGLGPRACIGQKFSIQEIKLSLIHLYRKYLFRHSPHMEKPLELDFGIVLNFRHGVKLRIVKRT, encoded by the exons ATGAGTACGGATTTACAGGTATTGTTCACACCCATGGTCACACCTTTATGTACAGTGTTGGCTATGCTATTAGGCCTATTGGGTTACTTGTATGGGCCCTACTGGGGTGTTAGGAAGGTACCAGGCCCGCCTGTGATCCCCTTGTTGGGTCACCTTCCCTTGATGGCAAAGCATGGCCCTGATGTGTTCACACTTCTTGCAAAGctttatggccccattttcag ACTAAATTTTAGGCTGGTGTGGAGCAGGTTTCATATGGGGAGACAACCACTGATCATAGTAGCTGACCCAGAGCTTTGTAGAGAAATTGGAATAAAGAAGTTCAAAGACATCCCAAATAGAAGTATACCCTCTCCCATCTCAGCTTCACCTCTTCATCAGAAAGGTCTCTTCTTCACCAG GGATGCAATATGGTCAACCATGAGAAACTCAATACTGTCAGTCTACCAGCCATCACACTTGGCCAGCCTAGTGCCCACCATGCAATCATTCATTGAGTCTGCAACTGAGAATTTCCAATctcttaaagaagaagaaatcactTTCTCCAACCTCTCCCTCAAATTGGCCACAGATGTAATAGGACAAGCTGCATTCGGTGTTGACTTCGGCCTCTCCAAACCACAATCAACCAGTGATTCATTCAACAGTTTCCATAGCCAAGGAAAAGACAACACTGATGTCTCAGAGTTCATTAAACAACATATCTACTCAACAACACAACTTAAGATGGACTTATCAGGTTCCTTTTCTATTATTCTTGGTCTACTTGTCCCAATACTGCAGGAGCCCTTTAGGCAGATCCTTAAGCGAATTCCTGGCACTATGGACTGGAAAGTTGATAGGACTAATAAGAATATAAGTGGCCGGCTTGAGGAGATTGttagaaagaaaatggaagagaaaaatAAGGGTTCAAAGGACTTCTTGTCACTCATATTACGGGCAAGGGAATCAGAGACTCTGTCAAAGAATGCTTTCACTCCGGACTATATCAGTGCAGTTACTTATGAGCATCTGCTTGCAGGATCAGCTACAACAGCATTCACATTATCTTCAGTTGTTTATTTAATTGCTCAACATCCAGAAGTCGAGAAGAAACTGCTTGCTGAAATTGATGGGTTTGGTCCACATGAGCAGATGCCAACAGCTCAAGATCTTCAAAACGAATTCCCCTACCTTGACCAG GTAGTTAAAGAGGCAATGAGGTTTTACGTTGTCTCTCCATTAATTGCAAGAGAAACATCGAAAGAAGTAGAGATAGGAGGTTATCTTCTCCCAAAG GGTACATGGATCTGGTTAGCACCTGGAGTTCTAGCAAAAGATCCCAAGAATTTCCCAGAGCCAGACAAGTTCAAGCCGGAGAGGTTTGATCCAAATTGTGAAGAAGAGAAACGAAGGCATCCTTATGCTCTCATACCCTTTGGACTTGGACCTAGAGCTTGTATTGGCCAGAAATTTTCCATACAAGAAATCAAGCTCTCACTGATACATTTATACCGGAAATATTTATTTCGACATTCCCCTCACATGGAAAAACCTCTTGAACTTGACTTTGGCATAGTTCTCAACTTCAGGCATGGCGTAAAGCTTAGAATTGTAAAACGAACTTGA
- the LOC7463709 gene encoding cytochrome P450 711A1 isoform X2: MSTDLQVLFTPMVTPLCTVLAMLLGLLGYLYGPYWGVRKVPGPPVIPLLGHLPLMAKHGPDVFTLLAKLYGPIFRLNFRLVWSRFHMGRQPLIIVADPELCREIGIKKFKDIPNRSIPSPISASPLHQKGLFFTRDAIWSTMRNSILSVYQPSHLASLVPTMQSFIESATENFQSLKEEEITFSNLSLKLATDVIGQAAFGVDFGLSKPQSTSDSFNSFHSQGKDNTDVSEFIKQHIYSTTQLKMDLSGSFSIILGLLVPILQEPFRQILKRIPGTMDWKVDRTNKNISGRLEEIVRKKMEEKNKGSKDFLSLILRARESETLSKNAFTPDYISAVTYEHLLAGSATTAFTLSSVVYLIAQHPEVEKKLLAEIDGFGPHEQMPTAQDLQNEFPYLDQAIKEAMRFYVVSPLIARETSKEVEIGGYLLPKGTWIWLAPGVLAKDPKNFPEPDKFKPERFDPNCEEEKRRHPYALIPFGLGPRACIGQKFSIQEIKLSLIHLYRKYLFRHSPHMEKPLELDFGIVLNFRHGVKLRIVKRT; encoded by the exons ATGAGTACGGATTTACAGGTATTGTTCACACCCATGGTCACACCTTTATGTACAGTGTTGGCTATGCTATTAGGCCTATTGGGTTACTTGTATGGGCCCTACTGGGGTGTTAGGAAGGTACCAGGCCCGCCTGTGATCCCCTTGTTGGGTCACCTTCCCTTGATGGCAAAGCATGGCCCTGATGTGTTCACACTTCTTGCAAAGctttatggccccattttcag ACTAAATTTTAGGCTGGTGTGGAGCAGGTTTCATATGGGGAGACAACCACTGATCATAGTAGCTGACCCAGAGCTTTGTAGAGAAATTGGAATAAAGAAGTTCAAAGACATCCCAAATAGAAGTATACCCTCTCCCATCTCAGCTTCACCTCTTCATCAGAAAGGTCTCTTCTTCACCAG GGATGCAATATGGTCAACCATGAGAAACTCAATACTGTCAGTCTACCAGCCATCACACTTGGCCAGCCTAGTGCCCACCATGCAATCATTCATTGAGTCTGCAACTGAGAATTTCCAATctcttaaagaagaagaaatcactTTCTCCAACCTCTCCCTCAAATTGGCCACAGATGTAATAGGACAAGCTGCATTCGGTGTTGACTTCGGCCTCTCCAAACCACAATCAACCAGTGATTCATTCAACAGTTTCCATAGCCAAGGAAAAGACAACACTGATGTCTCAGAGTTCATTAAACAACATATCTACTCAACAACACAACTTAAGATGGACTTATCAGGTTCCTTTTCTATTATTCTTGGTCTACTTGTCCCAATACTGCAGGAGCCCTTTAGGCAGATCCTTAAGCGAATTCCTGGCACTATGGACTGGAAAGTTGATAGGACTAATAAGAATATAAGTGGCCGGCTTGAGGAGATTGttagaaagaaaatggaagagaaaaatAAGGGTTCAAAGGACTTCTTGTCACTCATATTACGGGCAAGGGAATCAGAGACTCTGTCAAAGAATGCTTTCACTCCGGACTATATCAGTGCAGTTACTTATGAGCATCTGCTTGCAGGATCAGCTACAACAGCATTCACATTATCTTCAGTTGTTTATTTAATTGCTCAACATCCAGAAGTCGAGAAGAAACTGCTTGCTGAAATTGATGGGTTTGGTCCACATGAGCAGATGCCAACAGCTCAAGATCTTCAAAACGAATTCCCCTACCTTGACCAGGCAA TTAAAGAGGCAATGAGGTTTTACGTTGTCTCTCCATTAATTGCAAGAGAAACATCGAAAGAAGTAGAGATAGGAGGTTATCTTCTCCCAAAG GGTACATGGATCTGGTTAGCACCTGGAGTTCTAGCAAAAGATCCCAAGAATTTCCCAGAGCCAGACAAGTTCAAGCCGGAGAGGTTTGATCCAAATTGTGAAGAAGAGAAACGAAGGCATCCTTATGCTCTCATACCCTTTGGACTTGGACCTAGAGCTTGTATTGGCCAGAAATTTTCCATACAAGAAATCAAGCTCTCACTGATACATTTATACCGGAAATATTTATTTCGACATTCCCCTCACATGGAAAAACCTCTTGAACTTGACTTTGGCATAGTTCTCAACTTCAGGCATGGCGTAAAGCTTAGAATTGTAAAACGAACTTGA
- the LOC7463709 gene encoding cytochrome P450 711A1 isoform X3 produces the protein MSTDLQVLFTPMVTPLCTVLAMLLGLLGYLYGPYWGVRKVPGPPVIPLLGHLPLMAKHGPDVFTLLAKLYGPIFRFHMGRQPLIIVADPELCREIGIKKFKDIPNRSIPSPISASPLHQKGLFFTRDAIWSTMRNSILSVYQPSHLASLVPTMQSFIESATENFQSLKEEEITFSNLSLKLATDVIGQAAFGVDFGLSKPQSTSDSFNSFHSQGKDNTDVSEFIKQHIYSTTQLKMDLSGSFSIILGLLVPILQEPFRQILKRIPGTMDWKVDRTNKNISGRLEEIVRKKMEEKNKGSKDFLSLILRARESETLSKNAFTPDYISAVTYEHLLAGSATTAFTLSSVVYLIAQHPEVEKKLLAEIDGFGPHEQMPTAQDLQNEFPYLDQVVKEAMRFYVVSPLIARETSKEVEIGGYLLPKGTWIWLAPGVLAKDPKNFPEPDKFKPERFDPNCEEEKRRHPYALIPFGLGPRACIGQKFSIQEIKLSLIHLYRKYLFRHSPHMEKPLELDFGIVLNFRHGVKLRIVKRT, from the exons ATGAGTACGGATTTACAGGTATTGTTCACACCCATGGTCACACCTTTATGTACAGTGTTGGCTATGCTATTAGGCCTATTGGGTTACTTGTATGGGCCCTACTGGGGTGTTAGGAAGGTACCAGGCCCGCCTGTGATCCCCTTGTTGGGTCACCTTCCCTTGATGGCAAAGCATGGCCCTGATGTGTTCACACTTCTTGCAAAGctttatggccccattttcag GTTTCATATGGGGAGACAACCACTGATCATAGTAGCTGACCCAGAGCTTTGTAGAGAAATTGGAATAAAGAAGTTCAAAGACATCCCAAATAGAAGTATACCCTCTCCCATCTCAGCTTCACCTCTTCATCAGAAAGGTCTCTTCTTCACCAG GGATGCAATATGGTCAACCATGAGAAACTCAATACTGTCAGTCTACCAGCCATCACACTTGGCCAGCCTAGTGCCCACCATGCAATCATTCATTGAGTCTGCAACTGAGAATTTCCAATctcttaaagaagaagaaatcactTTCTCCAACCTCTCCCTCAAATTGGCCACAGATGTAATAGGACAAGCTGCATTCGGTGTTGACTTCGGCCTCTCCAAACCACAATCAACCAGTGATTCATTCAACAGTTTCCATAGCCAAGGAAAAGACAACACTGATGTCTCAGAGTTCATTAAACAACATATCTACTCAACAACACAACTTAAGATGGACTTATCAGGTTCCTTTTCTATTATTCTTGGTCTACTTGTCCCAATACTGCAGGAGCCCTTTAGGCAGATCCTTAAGCGAATTCCTGGCACTATGGACTGGAAAGTTGATAGGACTAATAAGAATATAAGTGGCCGGCTTGAGGAGATTGttagaaagaaaatggaagagaaaaatAAGGGTTCAAAGGACTTCTTGTCACTCATATTACGGGCAAGGGAATCAGAGACTCTGTCAAAGAATGCTTTCACTCCGGACTATATCAGTGCAGTTACTTATGAGCATCTGCTTGCAGGATCAGCTACAACAGCATTCACATTATCTTCAGTTGTTTATTTAATTGCTCAACATCCAGAAGTCGAGAAGAAACTGCTTGCTGAAATTGATGGGTTTGGTCCACATGAGCAGATGCCAACAGCTCAAGATCTTCAAAACGAATTCCCCTACCTTGACCAG GTAGTTAAAGAGGCAATGAGGTTTTACGTTGTCTCTCCATTAATTGCAAGAGAAACATCGAAAGAAGTAGAGATAGGAGGTTATCTTCTCCCAAAG GGTACATGGATCTGGTTAGCACCTGGAGTTCTAGCAAAAGATCCCAAGAATTTCCCAGAGCCAGACAAGTTCAAGCCGGAGAGGTTTGATCCAAATTGTGAAGAAGAGAAACGAAGGCATCCTTATGCTCTCATACCCTTTGGACTTGGACCTAGAGCTTGTATTGGCCAGAAATTTTCCATACAAGAAATCAAGCTCTCACTGATACATTTATACCGGAAATATTTATTTCGACATTCCCCTCACATGGAAAAACCTCTTGAACTTGACTTTGGCATAGTTCTCAACTTCAGGCATGGCGTAAAGCTTAGAATTGTAAAACGAACTTGA
- the LOC7463709 gene encoding cytochrome P450 711A1 isoform X4: MSTDLQVLFTPMVTPLCTVLAMLLGLLGYLYGPYWGVRKVPGPPVIPLLGHLPLMAKHGPDVFTLLAKLYGPIFRFHMGRQPLIIVADPELCREIGIKKFKDIPNRSIPSPISASPLHQKGLFFTRDAIWSTMRNSILSVYQPSHLASLVPTMQSFIESATENFQSLKEEEITFSNLSLKLATDVIGQAAFGVDFGLSKPQSTSDSFNSFHSQGKDNTDVSEFIKQHIYSTTQLKMDLSGSFSIILGLLVPILQEPFRQILKRIPGTMDWKVDRTNKNISGRLEEIVRKKMEEKNKGSKDFLSLILRARESETLSKNAFTPDYISAVTYEHLLAGSATTAFTLSSVVYLIAQHPEVEKKLLAEIDGFGPHEQMPTAQDLQNEFPYLDQAIKEAMRFYVVSPLIARETSKEVEIGGYLLPKGTWIWLAPGVLAKDPKNFPEPDKFKPERFDPNCEEEKRRHPYALIPFGLGPRACIGQKFSIQEIKLSLIHLYRKYLFRHSPHMEKPLELDFGIVLNFRHGVKLRIVKRT; this comes from the exons ATGAGTACGGATTTACAGGTATTGTTCACACCCATGGTCACACCTTTATGTACAGTGTTGGCTATGCTATTAGGCCTATTGGGTTACTTGTATGGGCCCTACTGGGGTGTTAGGAAGGTACCAGGCCCGCCTGTGATCCCCTTGTTGGGTCACCTTCCCTTGATGGCAAAGCATGGCCCTGATGTGTTCACACTTCTTGCAAAGctttatggccccattttcag GTTTCATATGGGGAGACAACCACTGATCATAGTAGCTGACCCAGAGCTTTGTAGAGAAATTGGAATAAAGAAGTTCAAAGACATCCCAAATAGAAGTATACCCTCTCCCATCTCAGCTTCACCTCTTCATCAGAAAGGTCTCTTCTTCACCAG GGATGCAATATGGTCAACCATGAGAAACTCAATACTGTCAGTCTACCAGCCATCACACTTGGCCAGCCTAGTGCCCACCATGCAATCATTCATTGAGTCTGCAACTGAGAATTTCCAATctcttaaagaagaagaaatcactTTCTCCAACCTCTCCCTCAAATTGGCCACAGATGTAATAGGACAAGCTGCATTCGGTGTTGACTTCGGCCTCTCCAAACCACAATCAACCAGTGATTCATTCAACAGTTTCCATAGCCAAGGAAAAGACAACACTGATGTCTCAGAGTTCATTAAACAACATATCTACTCAACAACACAACTTAAGATGGACTTATCAGGTTCCTTTTCTATTATTCTTGGTCTACTTGTCCCAATACTGCAGGAGCCCTTTAGGCAGATCCTTAAGCGAATTCCTGGCACTATGGACTGGAAAGTTGATAGGACTAATAAGAATATAAGTGGCCGGCTTGAGGAGATTGttagaaagaaaatggaagagaaaaatAAGGGTTCAAAGGACTTCTTGTCACTCATATTACGGGCAAGGGAATCAGAGACTCTGTCAAAGAATGCTTTCACTCCGGACTATATCAGTGCAGTTACTTATGAGCATCTGCTTGCAGGATCAGCTACAACAGCATTCACATTATCTTCAGTTGTTTATTTAATTGCTCAACATCCAGAAGTCGAGAAGAAACTGCTTGCTGAAATTGATGGGTTTGGTCCACATGAGCAGATGCCAACAGCTCAAGATCTTCAAAACGAATTCCCCTACCTTGACCAGGCAA TTAAAGAGGCAATGAGGTTTTACGTTGTCTCTCCATTAATTGCAAGAGAAACATCGAAAGAAGTAGAGATAGGAGGTTATCTTCTCCCAAAG GGTACATGGATCTGGTTAGCACCTGGAGTTCTAGCAAAAGATCCCAAGAATTTCCCAGAGCCAGACAAGTTCAAGCCGGAGAGGTTTGATCCAAATTGTGAAGAAGAGAAACGAAGGCATCCTTATGCTCTCATACCCTTTGGACTTGGACCTAGAGCTTGTATTGGCCAGAAATTTTCCATACAAGAAATCAAGCTCTCACTGATACATTTATACCGGAAATATTTATTTCGACATTCCCCTCACATGGAAAAACCTCTTGAACTTGACTTTGGCATAGTTCTCAACTTCAGGCATGGCGTAAAGCTTAGAATTGTAAAACGAACTTGA